A DNA window from Chelativorans sp. AA-79 contains the following coding sequences:
- a CDS encoding ABC transporter ATP-binding protein: MRTTVASIFGRFPSKIEPDAIIAVIRRVLAENGRDFIPQYRLAILCMLILAPTAYFNVWALKYITDDVFVERDWNAAWMIAGAIVVVFAIRGVASYGQAVLLAQVGNNIVARYQRRMFDHLMRLDVGFFTGTRSGQLASRIAQNVTGIRDLLNLTLAALARDVVQLVTLVVAMVTMDPVLSLFVLIIVPPLLYAIGYVTRRVRSVSREAVEINSRLLGAMQESVQGISIIKAFTMESVLADKMARLIKNAEARSNKIARLSERLGPITELLTGFAIAAVVVYAGWRIARNGEPPGAVVAFLGALFLSYEPARKLVRAPVNIERALVNARMIYEILDLEPAQPDAPGAEPLKLSTGNVRFEKVRFSYSEHMPVLHGVSFDAAAGRTTAIVGPSGAGKSTLFALLQRFYDLDGGAILVDGQDISRVTKRSLRSSIAYVSQHPYLFEGTIRDNVRYGRPDAADAEVEEAARLANAEEFILQQENGYETLVGENGATLSGGQRQRLSIARAIVRNAPILLLDEATSALDNESEAKVQQALERVMAKRTTLVIAHRLSTVVNADHIVVLEEGRLVEQGTHRMLVKKPHGIYARFYRMQTEGAENLLEGATVDVKGTPMSEAEEGR; this comes from the coding sequence TTGCGAACGACAGTCGCCTCGATCTTCGGCAGGTTCCCGAGCAAGATAGAGCCGGATGCGATCATTGCCGTCATCCGGCGGGTGCTGGCGGAGAACGGTCGGGATTTCATCCCGCAATACCGACTGGCCATCCTCTGCATGCTGATCCTTGCGCCCACGGCTTATTTCAACGTATGGGCGCTGAAATACATAACCGACGACGTCTTCGTCGAGCGCGACTGGAACGCCGCCTGGATGATCGCCGGGGCGATCGTCGTCGTCTTCGCCATCCGCGGCGTCGCAAGCTACGGCCAGGCGGTGCTGCTGGCCCAGGTCGGCAACAACATCGTGGCCCGCTACCAGCGCCGTATGTTCGATCACCTCATGCGGCTTGATGTCGGCTTTTTCACCGGGACGCGCTCCGGCCAGCTTGCTTCCCGGATCGCGCAGAACGTCACGGGCATTCGCGATCTCCTGAACCTGACCCTGGCCGCCTTGGCCCGCGACGTGGTCCAACTCGTCACGCTGGTGGTGGCGATGGTGACGATGGATCCGGTGCTGTCGCTCTTCGTGCTGATCATCGTCCCGCCGCTCCTCTACGCCATCGGCTACGTGACCCGGCGGGTGCGCAGCGTGAGCCGCGAGGCGGTGGAGATCAATTCCCGTCTTCTCGGCGCCATGCAGGAATCCGTCCAGGGAATCTCCATCATCAAGGCCTTCACGATGGAAAGCGTGTTGGCCGATAAGATGGCCAGGCTGATCAAGAATGCGGAGGCGCGTTCAAACAAGATCGCGCGCCTTTCCGAGCGGCTGGGGCCGATCACCGAGCTCCTGACCGGCTTCGCCATTGCCGCCGTCGTCGTCTATGCGGGCTGGCGCATCGCGAGGAACGGCGAGCCGCCGGGCGCGGTGGTGGCGTTTCTCGGCGCGCTGTTCCTGTCATACGAGCCGGCACGAAAGCTCGTGCGGGCGCCGGTCAACATCGAGCGGGCGCTGGTGAATGCGCGCATGATCTACGAGATCCTCGACCTCGAGCCCGCGCAGCCGGATGCACCGGGCGCCGAGCCCCTGAAGCTCAGCACGGGAAACGTGCGCTTCGAAAAGGTACGCTTCTCCTATTCGGAGCACATGCCGGTGCTGCATGGCGTCAGCTTCGATGCGGCGGCGGGCAGGACCACGGCGATCGTGGGGCCGTCAGGCGCAGGCAAGTCCACGCTCTTCGCACTGCTGCAGCGCTTCTACGACCTCGACGGCGGCGCGATCCTGGTCGACGGACAGGACATTTCCCGGGTCACGAAGCGGTCCCTGCGGTCGAGCATCGCCTATGTCTCGCAGCATCCTTATCTTTTCGAGGGCACGATCCGCGACAACGTCCGCTACGGCCGGCCGGATGCCGCCGATGCGGAGGTGGAGGAGGCCGCGAGACTCGCAAATGCGGAGGAATTCATCCTGCAGCAGGAGAACGGCTACGAGACGCTGGTTGGAGAAAATGGCGCAACGCTTTCCGGCGGGCAGCGCCAGCGCCTTTCCATTGCGCGCGCGATCGTGCGCAATGCGCCCATCCTGCTCCTGGACGAGGCCACGTCGGCGCTCGACAACGAATCGGAGGCCAAGGTGCAGCAGGCCCTGGAGCGGGTGATGGCCAAGCGCACGACGCTGGTGATCGCGCACCGTCTTTCCACTGTCGTCAACGCCGACCATATCGTCGTATTGGAGGAGGGCCGCCTGGTGGAGCAGGGGACGCATCGCATGCTGGTTAAGAAGCCGCATGGCATCTATGCCCGCTTCTATCGCATGCAGACCGAAGGGGCGGAGAATCTGCTGGAAGGTGCCACGGTCGATGTGAAGGGCACCCCGATGAGTGAAGCCGAGGAGGGCCGTTGA
- a CDS encoding glucokinase: MAYSTDHDVMLDFPILIGDIGGTNARFAIVVDTYAEPREFPVVQTADYPTIEDAIQAAILDQTHLIPRSAVLAVAGPVDGDEIDLTNAHWVVRPREMMASLGFSDVVVLNDFEAQALAVVALGEEHLEKIGGGNAETVGSRVVLGPGTGLGVAGLVHARRTWIPIPGEGGHIDLGPRTARDDEIFPHLEKIGGRVSGEQVLCGRGIVNLYHAIAKADGKKAGFTTPAEITTAALAGSDAVAAETLDLFVTYLGRIAGDLGLIFMSRGGVFLTGGIAQKIVPALQNGLFRTAFEDKAPHNALMASMPVFVITHPMAALQGLAAYARTPARFGVETVGRRWRER, translated from the coding sequence ATGGCGTATTCGACCGATCATGACGTGATGCTCGACTTCCCGATCCTGATCGGCGACATCGGCGGCACGAATGCGCGCTTCGCCATCGTGGTGGACACCTATGCCGAGCCGCGGGAATTCCCCGTCGTCCAGACGGCCGACTATCCGACCATCGAAGACGCGATCCAGGCTGCGATCCTCGATCAGACGCATCTCATCCCCCGTTCGGCCGTGCTGGCGGTCGCCGGTCCCGTGGACGGGGACGAGATCGACCTCACCAACGCGCACTGGGTGGTCCGTCCGCGCGAGATGATGGCCAGTCTGGGCTTCAGCGACGTGGTCGTGCTCAACGACTTCGAGGCCCAGGCGCTGGCCGTGGTCGCGCTCGGCGAGGAGCATTTGGAGAAGATCGGCGGCGGCAATGCGGAGACGGTGGGAAGCCGCGTCGTCCTGGGGCCCGGCACCGGCCTCGGTGTCGCCGGCCTGGTCCACGCCCGCCGGACTTGGATTCCCATCCCCGGCGAGGGCGGCCATATCGATCTCGGGCCGCGTACGGCGCGCGACGACGAGATTTTCCCGCATCTGGAGAAGATCGGCGGTCGTGTCTCCGGCGAGCAGGTGCTCTGCGGCCGCGGGATCGTGAACCTCTACCACGCCATCGCCAAGGCGGACGGCAAGAAAGCCGGCTTCACGACACCGGCGGAGATCACGACCGCGGCACTGGCCGGCAGCGATGCTGTGGCAGCCGAGACGCTCGACCTCTTCGTCACCTATCTCGGCCGCATCGCGGGCGATCTGGGCCTGATCTTCATGAGCCGCGGCGGCGTGTTCCTCACCGGAGGCATCGCCCAGAAGATCGTGCCGGCTTTGCAGAACGGGCTCTTTCGCACTGCTTTCGAGGACAAGGCGCCCCACAACGCGCTGATGGCTTCCATGCCGGTCTTCGTCATCACGCACCCGATGGCCGCCCTCCAGGGCCTTGCGGCCTATGCGCGCACGCCGGCGCGATTCGGCGTTGAAACGGTGGGACGGCGTTGGCGGGAGCGCTGA